The Linepithema humile isolate Giens D197 chromosome 7, Lhum_UNIL_v1.0, whole genome shotgun sequence genome has a window encoding:
- the ACC gene encoding acetyl-CoA carboxylase isoform X1, whose protein sequence is MLHRLLDSLFGNIEHAESTRSDSDSAGSSKEIVHCVASSRSARVKEMSETVSFVVGEPEPDPDPGPDPNEVQEIEDIFPSEGSDNANSHVQTNVAPGLVERRKRLRPSMSQGTVMIQAQNRLQEKDFTVATPEEFVHRFGGTRVINKVLIANNGIAAVKCMRSIRRWSYEMFKNERAVRFVVMVTPEDLKANAEYIKMADQYVPVSGGTNNNNYANVELIVDIAIRTQVHAVWAGWGHASENPKLPELLHKNNICFIGPSEKAMWALGDKIASSIVAQTADVPTLPWSGSELKAHYNGKKIKISSELFKKGCVASVEECLAAANKIGFPIMVKASEGGGGKGIRKVENAEELPALFRQVQTEIPGSPIFIMKLAKCARHLEVQLLADNYGNAISLFGRDCSIQRRHQKIIEEAPAVIAKSEVFEEMEKAAVRLAKMVGYVSAGTVEYLYDTAGRYYFLELNPRLQVEHPCTEMVSDVNLPAAQLQIAMGLPLHHIKDIRLLYGESPWGDNSIDFDQPRHKPQPWGHVIAARITSENPDEGFKPSSGTVQELNFRSSKNVWGYFSVGAAGGLHEFADSQFGHCFSWGEDRNQARENLVVALKELSIRGDFRTTVEYLITLLETESFQQNNIDTAWLDLLIAERVRSDKPDVLLAVTCGALHIGDRTITAAFTGFQTALEKGQIQASNDLDNVVDIELINDGFKYRVQAAKSGPNSYFLVMNGSYKEVEVHRMSDGGLLLSLDGASFTTYMREEVDRYRIVIGNQTCIFEKDNDPSLLRSPSAGKLINFLVEDGGHVGAGQAYAEIEVMKMVMTVTASEAGSVFYVKRPGAILEAGTMIAHLELDDPSLVTKAQEYTGQFPAPVAPAVPEKLNHLHAKYRNALENTLAGYCLPDLYHLPRLRELIEKFMCSLRDPNLPLLELQEVIATISGRIPVSVEKKIRKLMSLYERNITSILAQFPSQQIAAVIDGHAATLSKRAERDVFFLTTQAIVQLVQRYRNGIRGRMKTAVHELLRQYYTVESQFQQGHYDKCVSALITKYKDDVATVTGMIFSHNQVTKKNVLVTMLIDHLWANEPGLTDELSSTLTELTSLNRTEHSRVALRARQVLIAAHQPAYELRHNQMESIFLSAVDMYGHDFHPENLQKLILSETSIFDILHDFFYHSNRAVCNAALEVYVRRAYISYDLTCLQHLELSGEIPLVYFQFVLPSNHPNRQNQSLVDHRAGAMAAFQDLDEFSQYTDEILDLLEDLSSPTPVVCAKLLEAVEAGGSESRHSTSINVSLSTGEATAAAAAATAAATNKSIEPVHILSIAVRENGTEDDATMARLFGDWCANNKEELISRGIRRVTFAALKRRYFPKFFTFRQRDGFVEDRIYRHLEPGCAFQLELNRMRTYDLEALPTSNQKMHLYLGQAKVAKGQQVTDYRFFIRSIIRHSDLITKEASFDYLHNEGERVLLEAMDELEVAFSHPLAKRTECNHIFLNFVPTVIMDPSRIEESVTSMVLRYGPRLWKLHVRQAEIKMTIRPAPGKPTSNVRLCIANDSGYSIDLHLYTEATDPKTGIIRFESYPPVAANAANWRPGPMHGLPISTPYLTKDYLQAKRFQAQSAGTTYVYDLPDMFRQQVEKLWQRHIEERPLSAEGQNSIAIPNPVMDVVELVLEAEQLVEQKRLPGENDVGMVAWRLTLYTPECPNGRDVILIANDLTYLLGSFGPREDLLFCRASERARSLGCPRIYFSANSGARIGLAEEVKAHFRIAWEDENEPEKGFKYIYLTPDDYARLAPLNSVKASLIEDPAGESRYKITDIIGKDDGIGVENLKYAGLIAGETSRAYSEIITISIVSCRAIGIGAYLLRLGQRVIQIENSHIILTGYRALNAVLGREVYASNNQLGGTQIMHNNGVSHAIDARDLDAVATALNWLSYFPKSKGAPLPILPSITDPIDREITYMPTKTAYDPRWMLEGRNCTETNVWESGFFDRGSWHEIMGPWAQTVVTGRARLGGIPCGVIAVETRTVELHLPADPANLDSEAKTISQAGQVWFPDSAYKTAQAIQDFGKEELPLFIFANWRGFSGGMKDMYEQIVKFGAYIVDGLRQYSKPVFVYIPPNGELRGGAWAVVDPTINPRFMEMFAENTSRGGILEADAIVEIKFRTKDILKTMHRIDPIIHQLKEKLSTASTEERTELEAQIRKREQLLEPMYRQAAVHFADLHDTPERMFEKNTIQEIIPWKKARPLFYWRLRRRLLEEEIKDEILSTQPNLDVRQVGAMLRRWFIEDKGATESYLWDQDEATAYWLEAQRKTDDSVLSRNITCVKRDAVVTRIKEALEVCPEVRLDAVLEIVHRLQPTERAELQRTLSQLETTGQEHHKDSS, encoded by the exons GCCCAGCATGTCGCAGGGTACGGTGATGATTCAAGCGCAGAATCGGTTGCAAGAAAAGGACTTCACCGTCGCTACACCCGAAGAATTTGTCCATCGCTTTGGAGGCACCCGAGTCATCAACAAG GTGCTGATCGCCAACAATGGTATCGCGGCAGTAAAATGTATGCGATCGATACGACGATGGTCGTACGAGATGTTTAAAAACGAGAGAGCCGTGCGTTTCGTCGTGATGGTTACGCCGGAAGATTTAAAAGCGAATGCGGAGTACATCAAAATGGCAGATCAGTACGTGCCTGTATCCGGCGGGACCAACAACAACAATTACGCTAACGTGGAACTGATCGTCGATATCGCGATACGTACTCAAGTCCACGCAGTTTGGGCCGGATGGGGCCACGCTTCGGAAAATCCTAAGCTTCCGGAACTGCTCCACAAAAATAACATCTGCTTTATtg GACCATCCGAAAAAGCCATGTGGGCTTTGGGTGACAAAATCGCATCTAGCATCGTCGCACAAACCGCGGATGTGCCGACCCTTCCTTGGTCGGGATCGGAATTGAAAGCGCATTATAACGGGAAAAAGATCAAGATATCGTcggaactttttaaaaaaggatGCGTCGCCAGCGTAGAGGAGTGTCTAGCAGCTGCTAATAAAATTGGCTTTCCAATTATGGTGAAGGCGAGTGAAGGTGGCGGCGGCAAAGGAATTAGAAAGGTTGAAAACGCGGAGGAATTGCCCGCTTTATTTAG ACAGGTGCAAACTGAAATACCCGGCTCGCCGATATTCATTATGAAGCTAGCCAAATGCGCTCGTCACTTGGAAGTGCAATTGTTGGCCGATAATTACGGTAACGCGATATCATTGTTCGGACGCGATTGCTCTATCCAAAGGAGACATCAAAAAATCATTGAGGAAGCGCCAGCCGTGATCGCCAAGTCGGAAGTTTTTGAAGAGATGGAAAAA GCTGCTGTGAGATTAGCAAAAATGGTGGGATATGTCAGTGCGGGTACCGTCGAATATCTGTACGACACAGCCGGCCGATATTACTTCTTGGAGTTGAATCCTCGTCTGCAAGTGGAGCATCCTTGCACCGAAATGGTGTCGGATGTGAACTTGCCCGCGGCCCAATTGCAGATAGCTATGGGTTTACCGTTACACCACATCAAAGATATACGTCTGCTGTACGGTGAAAGTCCGTGGGGCGACAACTCGATCGATTTCGATCAGCCGCGTCACAAGCCGCAGCCGTGGGGCCACGTTATTGCGGCTAGAATTACCAGCGAGAATCCCGATGAAG GCTTCAAGCCGAGTTCGGGCACGGTGCAGGAGCTGAATTTTCGATCGTCGAAAAACGTGTGGGGCTATTTCTCGGTCGGAGCTGCGGGAGGACTTCACGAGTTCGCGGACTCTCAGTTCGGCCATTGCTTCTCGTGGGGTGAAGATCGGAATCAAGCTAGAGAAAATTTGGTCGTAGCCTTGAAGGAATTGAGTATTAGGGGCGATTTTCGAACAACGGTCGAATATCTCATCACTTTGCTGGAGACTGAATCCTTCCAACAGAATAACATAGACACGGCTTGGCTCGATTTGCTGATCGCCGAGCGTGTTCGGAGCGACAAACCGGACGTCTTGCTAGCCGTCACCTGCGGAGCGCTTCACATTGGCGACAGAACGATCACGGCTGCTTTCACTGGATTTCAGACGGCCCTGGAAAAAGGCCAAATACAGGCTAGCAACGATTTAGATAACGTCGTTGAT ATAGAGCTTATTAACGATGGATTCAAGTACAGAGTACAAGCTGCCAAATCCGGCCCCAATAGCTATTTCCTTGTGATGAACGGTTCTTACAAGGAGGTTGAGGTGCACCGCATGTCGGACGGAGGGTTGCTGCTTTCGCTGGACGGCGCCAGTTTCACGACCTACATGCGGGAGGAGGTGGACCGTTATAGAATCGTCATTGGAAACCAGACGTGTATTTTCGAGAAGGACAACGATCCGTCCTTGCTGAGGTCGCCGTCAGCCggcaaattgataaatttccTGGTCGAGGACGGCGGCCACGTGGGCGCTGGCCAGGCATACGCCGAAATCGAGGTGATGAAAATGGTGATGACCGTTACCGCCAGTGAGGCGGGCAGCGTCTTCTACGTGAAGAGACCCGGCGCGATATTGGAAGCCGGCACGATGATCGCCCATCTCGAGCTAGACGATCCTTCGTTGGTGACGAAGGCGCAGGAATACACGGGACAGTTTCCCGCGCCAGTGGCGCCTGCCGTACCGGAGAAGCTCAATCACCTTCACGCCAAGTATCGGAACGCTTTGGAAAATACACTGGCCGGCTACTGTTTACCGGATCTGTATCATCTGCCGCGTCTGCGGGAGTTGATCGAGAAGTTCATGTGCTCGTTGCGCGATCCGAATTTGCCGCTGCTGGAACTGCAGGAGGTGATTGCGACGATATCCGGCCGAATTCCCGTCTCGGTGGAGAAAAAGATTCGCAAGCTAATGTCTCTGTACGAGCGCAACATCACGTCGATCTTGGCGCAATTCCCCAGCCAGCAGATTGCAGCCGTGATCGACGGACACGCAGCGACTCTGTCCAAAAGAGCCGAGCGAGACGTCTTCTTCCTGACCACTCAAGCCATAGTGCAGCTGGTGCAGAGATATCGGAACGGTATACGCGGCCGAATGAAGACCGCCGTGCACGAGCTCCTCCGGCAATATTACACAGTCGAGAGCCAATTTCAACAGGGTCACTACGACAAGTGCGTTTCTGCGCTGATAACAAAATACAAGGACGATGTGGCGACTGTGACCGGCATGATCTTCAGTCATAATCAAGTGACGAAGAAGAACGTTCTGGTCACTATGCTGATCGATCATCTGTGGGCGAACGAGCCCGGCCTCACCGACGAGCTCTCGAGCACCCTGACGGAACTGACCAGTCTGAATCGTACGGAGCACAGTCGCGTGGCGTTGAGAGCCCGACAGGTGTTGATCGCCGCCCATCAACCCGCCTACGAGCTCAGGCACAATCAGATGGAGTCCATATTTCTCTCCGCGGTGGATATGTACGGGCACGACTTCCATCCGGAGAATCTGCAGAAACTCATTCTTTCGGAAACGTCCATCTTCGACATACTTCACGATTTCTTCTATCACTCCAATCGCGCGGTGTGCAACGCGGCCTTGGAAGTCTACGTGCGGCGTGCTTACATCAGCTACGATCTCACGTGTCTGCAGCACTTGGAGCTGTCCGGCGAGATCCCGTTGGTTTACTTCCAGTTCGTTTTGCCCAGCAATCATCCCAATCGCCAGAATCAGTCGTTGGTGGATCACAGAGCCGGCGCGATGGCGGCCTTTCAGGATCTCGACGAGTTCAGCCAGTACACAGACGAGATTTTGGATTTGTTGGAGGATCTGTCGAGCCCCACGCCAGTAGTGTGCGCGAAACTGTTGGAGGCGGTGGAGGCCGGTGGCAGCGAGTCGCGGCATAGCACGTCGATCAACGTATCGTTGAGCACGGGGGAGGcgacagcggcggcggcggccgcgACGGCGGCCGCGACCAACAAGTCCATCGAGCCGGTTCACATACTGAGCATCGCGGTCAGAGAGAACGGCACCGAGGACGATGCCACGATGGCGAGACTGTTCGGAGATTGGTGCGCGAACAACAAGGAGGAGCTGATATCCCGCGGCATTCGAAGGGTGACATTTGCCGCCCTCAAGAGAAGATACTTCCCCAAGTTCTTTACATTCCGTCAGCGAGACGGCTTCGTCGAGGACCGAATTTATCGGCATCTCGAGCCCGGTTGCGCCTTCCAATTGGAATTAAATCGCATGCGAACGTACGATCTCGAGGCTCTTCCGACTTCCAATCAGAAGATGCATCTGTATCTCGGCCAGGCGAAGGTCGCCAAGGGTCAGCAGGTCACGGATTATCGCTTCTTTATTCGCTCGATCATACGACACTCCGATCTCATCACGAAGGAGGCCAGCTTCGATTATCTTCACAACGAGGGCGAGCGCGTTCTGCTCGAGGCCATGGACGAGCTGGAGGTCGCGTTCTCGCATCCCCTCGCCAAGCGCACCGAATGTAATCACATTTTCCTGAACTTTGTGCCGACGGTCATCATGGATCCCAGCAGGATAGAGGAGAGCGTGACCAGTATGGTGCTGCGATACGGGCCGAGATTGTGGAAGTTGCACGTCCGACAGGCGGAGATCAAGATGACGATTCGGCCGGCGCCGGGAAAGCCGACCTCGAACGTGCGCCTATGCATCGCGAACGACAGCGGATACAGCATCGATTTGCATCTCTACACGGAGGCCACCGATCCGAAAACGGGCATTATTCGCTTCGAGTCTTATCCGCCGGTGGCGGCGAACGCGGCGAACTGGAGGCCGGGTCCGATGCACGGACTTCCGATCTCTACGCCGTATTTGACCAAAGACTATCTTCAAGCTAAGAGATTCCAGGCGCAGAGTGCCGGCACGACTTACGTCTACGATTTGCCGGACATGTTTCGACAGCAAGTGGAGAAACTGTGGCAGAGGCACATCGAGGAGAGACCGCTGAGCGCCGAGGGTCAGAACTCGATCGCGATTCCCAACCCGGTGATGGACGTCGTCGAATTGGTGTTGGAGGCGGAACAATTGGTCGAGCAGAAGCGACTGCCGGGCGAGAACGACGTCGGCATGGTCGCGTGGCGATTGACCTTGTACACACCGGAGTGCCCGAACGGCAGAGATGTCATACTCATCGCCAACGATTTAACGTACTTGTTAGGCTCGTTCGGGCCACGCGAAGATTTGCTGTTTTGCAGAGCTTCCGAGAGGGCGAGATCGCTCGGGTGTCCGCGCATATATTTCTCGGCCAATTCCGGAGCTCGTATCGGTCTGGCCGAGGAGGTGAAGGCCCACTTCAGGATCGCGTGGGAGGACGAGAACGAGCCGGAGAAGGGCTTCAAATATATCTACCTCACGCCGGACGATTACGCGCGCCTGGCGCCCCTCAACTCGGTGAAGGCGTCGCTGATCGAGGATCCCGCGGGCGAATCTCGTTACAAGATCACGGATATCATCGGCAAGGACGACGGTATAGGAGTGGAGAATTTAAAGTACGCCGGTCTGATCGCGGGCGAAACGTCGAGAGCCTACAGCGAGATAATCACCATCTCCATAGTGTCGTGCCGCGCGATCGGTATCGGCGCTTATCTACTGCGTCTCGGCCAACGGGTGATCCAGATTGAAAATTCGCACATCATTCTGACCGGTTACAGGGCGTTGAACGCTGTGCTGGGTCGCGAGGTTTACGCCAGCAACAACCAGCTGGGCGGCACACAGATTATGCACAACAACGGCGTGTCCCACGCGATCGACGCGCGGGATTTGGACGCGGTGGCGACCGCCTTGAACTGGCTCAGTTATTTCCCTAAAAGCAAAGGGGCACCGCTGCCGATTTTACCGTCGATTACAGACCCGATCGACCGGGAGATCACTTACATGCCTACAAAAACGGCGTATGATCCCAGATGGATGCTGGAAGGCAGAAACTGCACCGAAACGAATGTTTGGGAGAGCGGATTCTTCGACCGAGGCTCTTGGCAC GAAATCATGGGACCATGGGCGCAGACGGTGGTGACGGGACGAGCTAGACTCGGCGGTATACCGTGCGGCGTTATCGCCGTGGAAACGAGAACCGTCGAGCTGCATTTACCAGCCGATCCTGCCAATTTAGATTCGGAGGCTAAGACCATATCTCAGGCAGGTCAGGTTTGGTTCCCCGACAGCGCGTACAAAACGGCGCAAGCTATTCAGGATTTCGGCAAGGAGGAATTGCCGTTGTTCATCTTCGCCAATTGGAGAGGCTTTTCCGGAGGCATGAAGG ATATGTACGAGCAAATTGTCAAGTTCGGCGCGTACATCGTGGATGGCTTGCGGCAATACTCGAAGCCAGTATTCGTTTATATTCCGCCGAACGGCGAGCTCAGGGGTGGCGCTTGGGCAGTCGTGGATCCTACGATAAATCCTCGATTTATGGAGATGTTTGCTGAAAATACCAGCAGAGGTGGCATTTTGGAAGCTGACGCAATTGTAGAGATTAAATTCCGAACCAAAGATATATTAAAGACTATGCACAGGATCGATCCGATCATACATCAGTTAAAA GAGAAATTGTCGACCGCAAGCACGGAGGAACGAACTGAGCTTGAAGCGCAGATTCGAAAGCGCGAGCAACTTTTGGAGCCCATGTATCGTCAAGCTGCCGTTCACTTCGCCGATCTGCACGACACGCCGGAGAGAATGTTTGAGAAAAATACGATTCAAGAGATAATACCGTGGAAAAAGGCACGGCCGCTGTTTTATTGGCGACTACGACGAAGACTCCTGGAGGAAGAAATTAAAGACGAAATTTTATCGACGCAACCTAATCTCGACGTTCGGCAAGTAGGAGCGATGCTACGACGCTGGTTTATCGAGGATAAAGGAGCAACGGAATCCTATTTGTGGGATCAAGACGAGGCTACGGCTTACTGGCTAGAAGCGCAACGTAAAACCGACGACAGTGTCTTATCGCGTAACATAACGTGCGTGAAAAGAGACGCGGTGGTGACGCGTATCAAAGAGGCTCTGGAAGTTTGCCCGGAAGTAAGATTGGACGCGGTGTTGGAAATTGTGCACAGATTGCAGCCGACTGAACGGGCGGAGTTGCAAAGAACTTTATCACAGTTAGAGACAACTGGACAGGAACACCACAAGGATTCGTCCTGA